One genomic window of Monodelphis domestica isolate mMonDom1 chromosome 1, mMonDom1.pri, whole genome shotgun sequence includes the following:
- the HR gene encoding lysine-specific demethylase hairless isoform X1: MESTPSYLQDAPAWEKPASESSIRQEPGTLPQGPHLGPLCLGEPVPFWRGTLSTPDSWFPHGLPHGPKDPFPFLGGEGPRNGEGKAGWLGAKEGLRWKEAMLAHQLALCGHPCPPRNNLLAPEQGGSHPKNDPLAFRPLHCPFLLETKILERTPFWVPTCLPPYLVPSQPHDRPPDWPLAPYPWTYLGAQPKSPPAFNSGSKGFYHKDLGMPRLTKEMLTTAEPGLLGVAPGGHLQRAGEMDQSLPYQKDGESGANGRQNLCPLLGGCPDIIGSRTLWPTHPPGLVHALGSSWVVPRNGNLRHPQPGLPSGSECPSPGQSVSQVGCCPSHLPAGDGSHSHCGRCQAVTEGGTSGTSGSTEEAGKHPGPGACPPSHHTKLKKTWLTRHSEQFGCSAGCPGEEVGPASQIGSLKREGSPEVWGAAGSPAPKRPADFFPGSEGQGAGSWQDPLEPPLGSKAETTEHDGWRGFLGSRPGLDGLELQSVPCTALPAGMTRCQSCARGEEEGKGMSCLFLNVRRLPSGGTRMAESEAGHSEEDRGGRPSPDTKLSVQLAKYLLNSLGDRFCRLLRREREALAWALEEVGEPTPTPIPWEDPSSPRSCSRCYRGLFNTHWRCPHCCYRLCLACGRVGRVRDTTGPQEQPREGCAHSTGHIANTLTLTQFVPSQALAEVSSKMHQVRAKFDIRGHCPCQADARVWAPGERGPKKEPTEKTPAPPPSCNDDAHRTKEMKEEATDSTEPPGEAQGGRGSLPCPSLCELLASTAVKLCLGHERIHMAFAPVTPALPNDDRITNILDSIIAQVVERKIQEKALGPGLRKGLGLSGPPAPRGLPSRGALLWLQEAQPRHNFHLFQEHWRQGQPVLVSGLQRTLQSSLWGPEALGALGGKVQALSLLGPPRPTDLSSTAFWKGFSRPEARPKLDSGSLLLLHRNLGEPEASRSENLTASLPLPEYCTSHGKLNLASYLPPIPTLCRLEPQLCASYGVSPQHGHLGTKNLCVEVTDLISVLVHAEAPVPTWHRAQKELLTCLEGEGLWSPGSQVGAVWHVFRAQDAQRICRFLQMVRKVCPAGAGTLDPGSPGSCYLDTALRRRLREEWGVSGWTLLQAPGEAVLVPAGAPHQVQGLVNSVSVTQYFLSPETVGLSIQLCHQAPSLPPDTRQVYSQMDWAIFQAVKEAVGTLHNSK, translated from the exons ATGGAAAGCACACCCAGCTACCTGCAGGATGCCCCCGCCTGGGAGAAGCCAGCATCAGAAAGTAGCATCAGACAGGAGCCAGGCACCTTGCCACAGGGTCCACACCTTGGGCCACTATGCCTGGGGGAGCCTGTTCCCTTTTGGAGAGGGACCCTGAGCACCCCAGACTCTTGGTTTCCACATGGCTTGCCCCATGGCCCAAAGGACCCATTTCCATTCTTGGGGGGTGAGGGGCCCCGGAATGGTGAGGGAAAGGCTGGATGGTTGGGGGCCAAAGAGGGGCTACGGTGGAAGGAAGCAATGCTAGCTCACCAGCTGGCACTCTGTGGGCATCCATGCCCACCCCGCAATAATCTCCTGGCCCCAGAGCAAGGTGGTAGTCACCCCAAGAATGACCCACTGGCTTTCCGTCCCTTACATTGTCCCTTCCTTCTGGAGACCAAGATCTTAGAGAGGACCCCTTTCTGGGTGCCCACCTGCCTGCCTCCTTACTTGGTGCCCAGCCAGCCCCATGATCGGCCTCCTGACTGGCCCCTGGCCCCTTATCCTTGGACATACCTAGGGGCACAGCCCAAGAGCCCTCCTGCTTTCAACTCAGGAAGCAAG gGCTTTTATCATAAAGATCTAGGCATGCCTCGCCTGACAAAAGAGATGTTGACCACTGCTGAACCTGGGTTGTTGGGCGTAGCCCCTGGTGGGCATCTTCAGAGAGCCGGGGAGATGGATCAGTCCCTACCCTACCAAAAGGATGGAGAGTCGGGAGCCAATGGGCGCCAGAACCTTTGCCCGCTCTTGGGAGGGTGCCCAGATATAATCGGCAGCCGGACCCTCTGGCCTACTCACCCCCCAGGCTTGGTTCATGCTCTTGGCAGTTCCTGGGTAGTGCCTCGAAATGGGAACCTCAGACACCCCCAACCAGGGCTACCCTCTGGATCAGAGTGCCCTTCACCAGGGCAGTCTGTCAGTCAGGTGGGCTGCTGTCCATCCCATCTACCTGCTGGAGATGGGAGTCATAGCCACTGTGGAAGGTGCCAGGCAGTCACAGAAGGTGGTACTAGTGGGACATCTGGGTCCACTGAAGAAGCTGGCAAGCATCCCGGGCCTGGGGCCTGTCCTCCAAGCCACCATACCAAGCTGAAGAAGACCTGGCTAACTCGACATTCTGAGCAGTTTGGATGTTCAGCTGGGTGCCCAGGGGAGGAGGTGGGCCCAGCCTCTCAGATTGGGTCCCTCAAGAGGGAGGGAAGTCCTGAGGTGTGGGGAGCAGCTGGTAGCCCAGCCCCCAAGCGTCCAGCTGACTTCTTCCCAGGCAGCGAGGGGCAGGGGGCTGGGAGCTGGCAGGACCCTTTGGAACCACCACTCGGGAGCAAGGCTGAGACGACAGAACATGATGGCTGGAGAG GATTCCTGGGCAGCAGGCCTGGCCTTGATGGACTTGAACTCCAGAGTGTGCCTTGCACAGCACTCCCGGCAGGAATGACCCGATGCCAGAGCTGTGCCCGTGGGGAAGAGGAAGGCAAAGGGATGTCTTGCCTCTTTCTGAATGTGCGAAG GTTACCTTCAGGTGGGACAAGAATGGCAGAAAGTGAAGCTGGTCATTCTGAGGAGGACCGAGGCGGCAGGCCCAGTCCAGACACCAAACTGAGTGTGCAACTCGCCAAATACTTGCTGAATAGCCTGGGAGACAGATTCTGTCGACTGCTCAGGAGGGAGCGGGAGGCCCTTGCATGGGCTCTTGAGGAAG TGGGGGAGCCTACCCCTACCCCTATCCCATGGGAAGACCCCAGTTCCCCAAGGTCCTGCAGCCGCTGCTACCGTGGACTCTTCAACACCCATTGGCGTTGCCCTCATTGCTGTTACAGGCTCTGTTTGGCCTGTGGCCGCGTTGGGAGGGTCAGGGATACCACAG GCCCTCAGGAGCAGCCCCGGGAGGGATGTGCCCATAGCACCGGGCACATCGCCAACACTCTGACGTTGACCCAGTTTGTCCCCAGCCAGG CCCTGGCCGAGGTGAGCTCCAAGATGCACCAAGTCCGGGCCAAGTTTGACATCCGAGGGCACTGCCCTTGCCAAGCTGATGCTCGAGTGTGGGCTCCCGGGGAGAGAGGCCCAAAG AAGGAGCCAACAGAGAAAACTCCAGCCCCACCACCCTCTTGCAATGACGATGCCCACCGAAccaaggaaatgaaagaag AGGCCACAGACTCCACTGAACCTCCGGGAGAAGCCCAAGGAGGCCGGGGATCCTTGCCCTGCCCCTCGCTCTGTGAACTTCTGGCCTCCACTGCTGTCAAGCTCTGCCTGGGCCATGAGCGCATCCACATGGCCTTTGCCCCTGTGACCCCAGCCCTGCCCAAT GACGACCGAATCACCAACATCCTGGACAGCATCATTGCGCAGGTGGTGGAGAGGAAGATTCAGGAGAAGGCGCTAGGGCCAGGGCTCCGCAAGGGACTCGGCCTGTCCGGCCCTCCTGCTCCCCGGGGGCTGCCTTCTCGGGGGGCTCTGCTGTGGCTTCAGGAAGCCCAACCCCGACACAACTTCCACCTCTTCCAGGAACACTGGAGACAGGGCCAG CCTGTGCTGGTATCTGGACTCCAGAGAACCCTGCAAAGCAGCCTTTGGGGGCCGGAAGCCCTCGGGGCCCTGGGAGGGAAGGTGCAGGCCCTGAGTCTCCTGGGGCCTCCTCGGCCTACAGACCTGAGCAGCACAGCTTTCTGGAAGGGTTTCTCCCGGCCAGAGG cTCGTCCAAAGCTGGACAGTGGGTCCCTCCTCCTTTTGCATAGAAATCTCGGCGAGCCAGAGGCCAGCAG ATCAGAGAACCTGACTGCCAGCCTGCCACTCCCAGAATATTGCACCAGCCATGGGAAACTCAACCTGGCTTCCTACCTCCCTCCCATCCCTACTCTCTGCCGGCTGGAGCCACAACTCTGTGCTTCTTACG GTGTGAGCCCACAGCACGGGCACCTGGGGACCAAGAATCTGTGTGTGGAGGTAACAGACCTCATCAGTGTCCTGGTCCATGCAGAAGCACCAGTACCTACTTGGCACCGGGCACAGAAAG aaCTCCTGACATGCCTGGAAGGTGAGGGACTGTGGTCCCCAGGTAGCCAGGTGGGCGCTGTGTGGCATGTGTTTCGGGCACAGGACGCCCAGCGCATTTGTCGCTTTCTCCAGATGGTGAGGAAG GTGTGCCCCGCGGGAGCAGGCACCCTGGATCCAGGGTCTCCGGGCAGCTGCTACCTGGACACGGCGCTGCGTCGACGCCTCCGGGAGGAGTGGGGTGTGAGCGGCTGGACCCTTCTGCAGGCCCCTGGCGAGGCTGTGCTGGTACCAGCAGGGGCTCCTCACCAG GTGCAGGGGCTGGTGAATTCGGTCAGCGTCACCCAGTATTTCCTGTCTCCTGAGACCGTTGGCCTCTCCATCCAGCTCTGCCACCAGGCGCCCAGCCTGCCCCCTGACACCCGCCAGGTGTATAGCCAG ATGGACTGGGCCATATTTCAAGCGGTGAAGGAGGCTGTGGGAACCTTACACAATTCGAAATAG
- the HR gene encoding lysine-specific demethylase hairless isoform X2, giving the protein MESTPSYLQDAPAWEKPASESSIRQEPGTLPQGPHLGPLCLGEPVPFWRGTLSTPDSWFPHGLPHGPKDPFPFLGGEGPRNGEGKAGWLGAKEGLRWKEAMLAHQLALCGHPCPPRNNLLAPEQGGSHPKNDPLAFRPLHCPFLLETKILERTPFWVPTCLPPYLVPSQPHDRPPDWPLAPYPWTYLGAQPKSPPAFNSGSKGFYHKDLGMPRLTKEMLTTAEPGLLGVAPGGHLQRAGEMDQSLPYQKDGESGANGRQNLCPLLGGCPDIIGSRTLWPTHPPGLVHALGSSWVVPRNGNLRHPQPGLPSGSECPSPGQSVSQVGCCPSHLPAGDGSHSHCGRCQAVTEGGTSGTSGSTEEAGKHPGPGACPPSHHTKLKKTWLTRHSEQFGCSAGCPGEEVGPASQIGSLKREGSPEVWGAAGSPAPKRPADFFPGSEGQGAGSWQDPLEPPLGSKAETTEHDGWRGFLGSRPGLDGLELQSVPCTALPAGMTRCQSCARGEEEGKGMSCLFLNVRRLPSGGTRMAESEAGHSEEDRGGRPSPDTKLSVQLAKYLLNSLGDRFCRLLRREREALAWALEEVGEPTPTPIPWEDPSSPRSCSRCYRGLFNTHWRCPHCCYRLCLACGRVGRVRDTTGPQEQPREGCAHSTGHIANTLTLTQFVPSQALAEVSSKMHQVRAKFDIRGHCPCQADARVWAPGERGPKKEPTEKTPAPPPSCNDDAHRTKEMKEEATDSTEPPGEAQGGRGSLPCPSLCELLASTAVKLCLGHERIHMAFAPVTPALPNDDRITNILDSIIAQVVERKIQEKALGPGLRKGLGLSGPPAPRGLPSRGALLWLQEAQPRHNFHLFQEHWRQGQPVLVSGLQRTLQSSLWGPEALGALGGKVQALSLLGPPRPTDLSSTAFWKGFSRPEARPKLDSGSLLLLHRNLGEPEASRSENLTASLPLPEYCTSHGKLNLASYLPPIPTLCRLEPQLCASYGVSPQHGHLGTKNLCVEVTDLISVLVHAEAPVPTWHRAQKELLTCLEGEGLWSPGSQVGAVWHVFRAQDAQRICRFLQMVCPAGAGTLDPGSPGSCYLDTALRRRLREEWGVSGWTLLQAPGEAVLVPAGAPHQVQGLVNSVSVTQYFLSPETVGLSIQLCHQAPSLPPDTRQVYSQMDWAIFQAVKEAVGTLHNSK; this is encoded by the exons ATGGAAAGCACACCCAGCTACCTGCAGGATGCCCCCGCCTGGGAGAAGCCAGCATCAGAAAGTAGCATCAGACAGGAGCCAGGCACCTTGCCACAGGGTCCACACCTTGGGCCACTATGCCTGGGGGAGCCTGTTCCCTTTTGGAGAGGGACCCTGAGCACCCCAGACTCTTGGTTTCCACATGGCTTGCCCCATGGCCCAAAGGACCCATTTCCATTCTTGGGGGGTGAGGGGCCCCGGAATGGTGAGGGAAAGGCTGGATGGTTGGGGGCCAAAGAGGGGCTACGGTGGAAGGAAGCAATGCTAGCTCACCAGCTGGCACTCTGTGGGCATCCATGCCCACCCCGCAATAATCTCCTGGCCCCAGAGCAAGGTGGTAGTCACCCCAAGAATGACCCACTGGCTTTCCGTCCCTTACATTGTCCCTTCCTTCTGGAGACCAAGATCTTAGAGAGGACCCCTTTCTGGGTGCCCACCTGCCTGCCTCCTTACTTGGTGCCCAGCCAGCCCCATGATCGGCCTCCTGACTGGCCCCTGGCCCCTTATCCTTGGACATACCTAGGGGCACAGCCCAAGAGCCCTCCTGCTTTCAACTCAGGAAGCAAG gGCTTTTATCATAAAGATCTAGGCATGCCTCGCCTGACAAAAGAGATGTTGACCACTGCTGAACCTGGGTTGTTGGGCGTAGCCCCTGGTGGGCATCTTCAGAGAGCCGGGGAGATGGATCAGTCCCTACCCTACCAAAAGGATGGAGAGTCGGGAGCCAATGGGCGCCAGAACCTTTGCCCGCTCTTGGGAGGGTGCCCAGATATAATCGGCAGCCGGACCCTCTGGCCTACTCACCCCCCAGGCTTGGTTCATGCTCTTGGCAGTTCCTGGGTAGTGCCTCGAAATGGGAACCTCAGACACCCCCAACCAGGGCTACCCTCTGGATCAGAGTGCCCTTCACCAGGGCAGTCTGTCAGTCAGGTGGGCTGCTGTCCATCCCATCTACCTGCTGGAGATGGGAGTCATAGCCACTGTGGAAGGTGCCAGGCAGTCACAGAAGGTGGTACTAGTGGGACATCTGGGTCCACTGAAGAAGCTGGCAAGCATCCCGGGCCTGGGGCCTGTCCTCCAAGCCACCATACCAAGCTGAAGAAGACCTGGCTAACTCGACATTCTGAGCAGTTTGGATGTTCAGCTGGGTGCCCAGGGGAGGAGGTGGGCCCAGCCTCTCAGATTGGGTCCCTCAAGAGGGAGGGAAGTCCTGAGGTGTGGGGAGCAGCTGGTAGCCCAGCCCCCAAGCGTCCAGCTGACTTCTTCCCAGGCAGCGAGGGGCAGGGGGCTGGGAGCTGGCAGGACCCTTTGGAACCACCACTCGGGAGCAAGGCTGAGACGACAGAACATGATGGCTGGAGAG GATTCCTGGGCAGCAGGCCTGGCCTTGATGGACTTGAACTCCAGAGTGTGCCTTGCACAGCACTCCCGGCAGGAATGACCCGATGCCAGAGCTGTGCCCGTGGGGAAGAGGAAGGCAAAGGGATGTCTTGCCTCTTTCTGAATGTGCGAAG GTTACCTTCAGGTGGGACAAGAATGGCAGAAAGTGAAGCTGGTCATTCTGAGGAGGACCGAGGCGGCAGGCCCAGTCCAGACACCAAACTGAGTGTGCAACTCGCCAAATACTTGCTGAATAGCCTGGGAGACAGATTCTGTCGACTGCTCAGGAGGGAGCGGGAGGCCCTTGCATGGGCTCTTGAGGAAG TGGGGGAGCCTACCCCTACCCCTATCCCATGGGAAGACCCCAGTTCCCCAAGGTCCTGCAGCCGCTGCTACCGTGGACTCTTCAACACCCATTGGCGTTGCCCTCATTGCTGTTACAGGCTCTGTTTGGCCTGTGGCCGCGTTGGGAGGGTCAGGGATACCACAG GCCCTCAGGAGCAGCCCCGGGAGGGATGTGCCCATAGCACCGGGCACATCGCCAACACTCTGACGTTGACCCAGTTTGTCCCCAGCCAGG CCCTGGCCGAGGTGAGCTCCAAGATGCACCAAGTCCGGGCCAAGTTTGACATCCGAGGGCACTGCCCTTGCCAAGCTGATGCTCGAGTGTGGGCTCCCGGGGAGAGAGGCCCAAAG AAGGAGCCAACAGAGAAAACTCCAGCCCCACCACCCTCTTGCAATGACGATGCCCACCGAAccaaggaaatgaaagaag AGGCCACAGACTCCACTGAACCTCCGGGAGAAGCCCAAGGAGGCCGGGGATCCTTGCCCTGCCCCTCGCTCTGTGAACTTCTGGCCTCCACTGCTGTCAAGCTCTGCCTGGGCCATGAGCGCATCCACATGGCCTTTGCCCCTGTGACCCCAGCCCTGCCCAAT GACGACCGAATCACCAACATCCTGGACAGCATCATTGCGCAGGTGGTGGAGAGGAAGATTCAGGAGAAGGCGCTAGGGCCAGGGCTCCGCAAGGGACTCGGCCTGTCCGGCCCTCCTGCTCCCCGGGGGCTGCCTTCTCGGGGGGCTCTGCTGTGGCTTCAGGAAGCCCAACCCCGACACAACTTCCACCTCTTCCAGGAACACTGGAGACAGGGCCAG CCTGTGCTGGTATCTGGACTCCAGAGAACCCTGCAAAGCAGCCTTTGGGGGCCGGAAGCCCTCGGGGCCCTGGGAGGGAAGGTGCAGGCCCTGAGTCTCCTGGGGCCTCCTCGGCCTACAGACCTGAGCAGCACAGCTTTCTGGAAGGGTTTCTCCCGGCCAGAGG cTCGTCCAAAGCTGGACAGTGGGTCCCTCCTCCTTTTGCATAGAAATCTCGGCGAGCCAGAGGCCAGCAG ATCAGAGAACCTGACTGCCAGCCTGCCACTCCCAGAATATTGCACCAGCCATGGGAAACTCAACCTGGCTTCCTACCTCCCTCCCATCCCTACTCTCTGCCGGCTGGAGCCACAACTCTGTGCTTCTTACG GTGTGAGCCCACAGCACGGGCACCTGGGGACCAAGAATCTGTGTGTGGAGGTAACAGACCTCATCAGTGTCCTGGTCCATGCAGAAGCACCAGTACCTACTTGGCACCGGGCACAGAAAG aaCTCCTGACATGCCTGGAAGGTGAGGGACTGTGGTCCCCAGGTAGCCAGGTGGGCGCTGTGTGGCATGTGTTTCGGGCACAGGACGCCCAGCGCATTTGTCGCTTTCTCCAGATG GTGTGCCCCGCGGGAGCAGGCACCCTGGATCCAGGGTCTCCGGGCAGCTGCTACCTGGACACGGCGCTGCGTCGACGCCTCCGGGAGGAGTGGGGTGTGAGCGGCTGGACCCTTCTGCAGGCCCCTGGCGAGGCTGTGCTGGTACCAGCAGGGGCTCCTCACCAG GTGCAGGGGCTGGTGAATTCGGTCAGCGTCACCCAGTATTTCCTGTCTCCTGAGACCGTTGGCCTCTCCATCCAGCTCTGCCACCAGGCGCCCAGCCTGCCCCCTGACACCCGCCAGGTGTATAGCCAG ATGGACTGGGCCATATTTCAAGCGGTGAAGGAGGCTGTGGGAACCTTACACAATTCGAAATAG
- the HR gene encoding lysine-specific demethylase hairless isoform X3, whose amino-acid sequence MESTPSYLQDAPAWEKPASESSIRQEPGTLPQGPHLGPLCLGEPVPFWRGTLSTPDSWFPHGLPHGPKDPFPFLGGEGPRNGEGKAGWLGAKEGLRWKEAMLAHQLALCGHPCPPRNNLLAPEQGGSHPKNDPLAFRPLHCPFLLETKILERTPFWVPTCLPPYLVPSQPHDRPPDWPLAPYPWTYLGAQPKSPPAFNSGSKGFYHKDLGMPRLTKEMLTTAEPGLLGVAPGGHLQRAGEMDQSLPYQKDGESGANGRQNLCPLLGGCPDIIGSRTLWPTHPPGLVHALGSSWVVPRNGNLRHPQPGLPSGSECPSPGQSVSQVGCCPSHLPAGDGSHSHCGRCQAVTEGGTSGTSGSTEEAGKHPGPGACPPSHHTKLKKTWLTRHSEQFGCSAGCPGEEVGPASQIGSLKREGSPEVWGAAGSPAPKRPADFFPGSEGQGAGSWQDPLEPPLGSKAETTEHDGWRGFLGSRPGLDGLELQSVPCTALPAGMTRCQSCARGEEEGKGMSCLFLNVRRLPSGGTRMAESEAGHSEEDRGGRPSPDTKLSVQLAKYLLNSLGDRFCRLLRREREALAWALEEVGEPTPTPIPWEDPSSPRSCSRCYRGLFNTHWRCPHCCYRLCLACGRVGRVRDTTGPQEQPREGCAHSTGHIANTLTLTQFVPSQALAEVSSKMHQVRAKFDIRGHCPCQADARVWAPGERGPKKEPTEKTPAPPPSCNDDAHRTKEMKEEATDSTEPPGEAQGGRGSLPCPSLCELLASTAVKLCLGHERIHMAFAPVTPALPNDDRITNILDSIIAQVVERKIQEKALGPGLRKGLGLSGPPAPRGLPSRGALLWLQEAQPRHNFHLFQEHWRQGQPVLVSGLQRTLQSSLWGPEALGALGGKVQALSLLGPPRPTDLSSTAFWKGFSRPEARPKLDSGSLLLLHRNLGEPEASRSENLTASLPLPEYCTSHGKLNLASYLPPIPTLCRLEPQLCASYGATAWNCHVLLTFAHPSPCQV is encoded by the exons ATGGAAAGCACACCCAGCTACCTGCAGGATGCCCCCGCCTGGGAGAAGCCAGCATCAGAAAGTAGCATCAGACAGGAGCCAGGCACCTTGCCACAGGGTCCACACCTTGGGCCACTATGCCTGGGGGAGCCTGTTCCCTTTTGGAGAGGGACCCTGAGCACCCCAGACTCTTGGTTTCCACATGGCTTGCCCCATGGCCCAAAGGACCCATTTCCATTCTTGGGGGGTGAGGGGCCCCGGAATGGTGAGGGAAAGGCTGGATGGTTGGGGGCCAAAGAGGGGCTACGGTGGAAGGAAGCAATGCTAGCTCACCAGCTGGCACTCTGTGGGCATCCATGCCCACCCCGCAATAATCTCCTGGCCCCAGAGCAAGGTGGTAGTCACCCCAAGAATGACCCACTGGCTTTCCGTCCCTTACATTGTCCCTTCCTTCTGGAGACCAAGATCTTAGAGAGGACCCCTTTCTGGGTGCCCACCTGCCTGCCTCCTTACTTGGTGCCCAGCCAGCCCCATGATCGGCCTCCTGACTGGCCCCTGGCCCCTTATCCTTGGACATACCTAGGGGCACAGCCCAAGAGCCCTCCTGCTTTCAACTCAGGAAGCAAG gGCTTTTATCATAAAGATCTAGGCATGCCTCGCCTGACAAAAGAGATGTTGACCACTGCTGAACCTGGGTTGTTGGGCGTAGCCCCTGGTGGGCATCTTCAGAGAGCCGGGGAGATGGATCAGTCCCTACCCTACCAAAAGGATGGAGAGTCGGGAGCCAATGGGCGCCAGAACCTTTGCCCGCTCTTGGGAGGGTGCCCAGATATAATCGGCAGCCGGACCCTCTGGCCTACTCACCCCCCAGGCTTGGTTCATGCTCTTGGCAGTTCCTGGGTAGTGCCTCGAAATGGGAACCTCAGACACCCCCAACCAGGGCTACCCTCTGGATCAGAGTGCCCTTCACCAGGGCAGTCTGTCAGTCAGGTGGGCTGCTGTCCATCCCATCTACCTGCTGGAGATGGGAGTCATAGCCACTGTGGAAGGTGCCAGGCAGTCACAGAAGGTGGTACTAGTGGGACATCTGGGTCCACTGAAGAAGCTGGCAAGCATCCCGGGCCTGGGGCCTGTCCTCCAAGCCACCATACCAAGCTGAAGAAGACCTGGCTAACTCGACATTCTGAGCAGTTTGGATGTTCAGCTGGGTGCCCAGGGGAGGAGGTGGGCCCAGCCTCTCAGATTGGGTCCCTCAAGAGGGAGGGAAGTCCTGAGGTGTGGGGAGCAGCTGGTAGCCCAGCCCCCAAGCGTCCAGCTGACTTCTTCCCAGGCAGCGAGGGGCAGGGGGCTGGGAGCTGGCAGGACCCTTTGGAACCACCACTCGGGAGCAAGGCTGAGACGACAGAACATGATGGCTGGAGAG GATTCCTGGGCAGCAGGCCTGGCCTTGATGGACTTGAACTCCAGAGTGTGCCTTGCACAGCACTCCCGGCAGGAATGACCCGATGCCAGAGCTGTGCCCGTGGGGAAGAGGAAGGCAAAGGGATGTCTTGCCTCTTTCTGAATGTGCGAAG GTTACCTTCAGGTGGGACAAGAATGGCAGAAAGTGAAGCTGGTCATTCTGAGGAGGACCGAGGCGGCAGGCCCAGTCCAGACACCAAACTGAGTGTGCAACTCGCCAAATACTTGCTGAATAGCCTGGGAGACAGATTCTGTCGACTGCTCAGGAGGGAGCGGGAGGCCCTTGCATGGGCTCTTGAGGAAG TGGGGGAGCCTACCCCTACCCCTATCCCATGGGAAGACCCCAGTTCCCCAAGGTCCTGCAGCCGCTGCTACCGTGGACTCTTCAACACCCATTGGCGTTGCCCTCATTGCTGTTACAGGCTCTGTTTGGCCTGTGGCCGCGTTGGGAGGGTCAGGGATACCACAG GCCCTCAGGAGCAGCCCCGGGAGGGATGTGCCCATAGCACCGGGCACATCGCCAACACTCTGACGTTGACCCAGTTTGTCCCCAGCCAGG CCCTGGCCGAGGTGAGCTCCAAGATGCACCAAGTCCGGGCCAAGTTTGACATCCGAGGGCACTGCCCTTGCCAAGCTGATGCTCGAGTGTGGGCTCCCGGGGAGAGAGGCCCAAAG AAGGAGCCAACAGAGAAAACTCCAGCCCCACCACCCTCTTGCAATGACGATGCCCACCGAAccaaggaaatgaaagaag AGGCCACAGACTCCACTGAACCTCCGGGAGAAGCCCAAGGAGGCCGGGGATCCTTGCCCTGCCCCTCGCTCTGTGAACTTCTGGCCTCCACTGCTGTCAAGCTCTGCCTGGGCCATGAGCGCATCCACATGGCCTTTGCCCCTGTGACCCCAGCCCTGCCCAAT GACGACCGAATCACCAACATCCTGGACAGCATCATTGCGCAGGTGGTGGAGAGGAAGATTCAGGAGAAGGCGCTAGGGCCAGGGCTCCGCAAGGGACTCGGCCTGTCCGGCCCTCCTGCTCCCCGGGGGCTGCCTTCTCGGGGGGCTCTGCTGTGGCTTCAGGAAGCCCAACCCCGACACAACTTCCACCTCTTCCAGGAACACTGGAGACAGGGCCAG CCTGTGCTGGTATCTGGACTCCAGAGAACCCTGCAAAGCAGCCTTTGGGGGCCGGAAGCCCTCGGGGCCCTGGGAGGGAAGGTGCAGGCCCTGAGTCTCCTGGGGCCTCCTCGGCCTACAGACCTGAGCAGCACAGCTTTCTGGAAGGGTTTCTCCCGGCCAGAGG cTCGTCCAAAGCTGGACAGTGGGTCCCTCCTCCTTTTGCATAGAAATCTCGGCGAGCCAGAGGCCAGCAG ATCAGAGAACCTGACTGCCAGCCTGCCACTCCCAGAATATTGCACCAGCCATGGGAAACTCAACCTGGCTTCCTACCTCCCTCCCATCCCTACTCTCTGCCGGCTGGAGCCACAACTCTGTGCTTCTTACG GTGCCACAGCCTGGAATTGCCATGTGCTCTTAACCTTCGCCCACCCCTCCCCATGCCAGGTGTGA